Proteins found in one Microbacterium sp. LWS13-1.2 genomic segment:
- a CDS encoding VTT domain-containing protein has product MDLITDLVLQAVSSPWLYLVMLVVAVVDGFFPPVPSETVLVAAAAVAASTGRPDLVLLGVVAAAGAAVGDNIAFAIGRRTGTTRFAWMRRPRVAGAFAWAGSALDRRGAGLILGARFIPVGRVAVNLSAGALPYSWRRFALLSVAAGLCWAAYSIAIGLLAGAWLKDQPLLSAVLGIVLALAIGLVVDRVIALRARRVAAPV; this is encoded by the coding sequence GTGGATCTCATCACCGACCTCGTCCTGCAGGCTGTCTCCTCGCCGTGGCTGTACCTCGTGATGCTCGTCGTGGCCGTCGTCGACGGCTTCTTCCCGCCGGTCCCGAGCGAGACCGTGCTGGTCGCCGCGGCGGCGGTGGCGGCATCCACCGGCCGACCGGATCTGGTGCTCCTCGGCGTCGTGGCCGCCGCCGGAGCCGCCGTGGGCGACAACATCGCCTTCGCCATCGGCAGGCGCACCGGCACGACCCGGTTCGCCTGGATGCGGCGGCCGCGGGTCGCCGGCGCCTTCGCGTGGGCGGGCTCGGCGCTGGACCGTCGCGGTGCGGGCCTCATCCTCGGCGCGCGATTCATCCCGGTCGGGCGCGTGGCCGTGAATCTGTCCGCGGGCGCGCTGCCGTACAGCTGGCGGCGATTCGCCCTTCTCAGCGTGGCGGCAGGACTCTGCTGGGCCGCTTACAGCATCGCGATCGGCCTCCTCGCAGGCGCCTGGCTGAAGGACCAGCCGCTCCTCAGCGCGGTGCTGGGCATCGTGCTGGCCCTCGCGATCGGACTCGTCGTCGATCGCGTCATCGCGCTGCGCGCGCGCCGTGTCGCGGCACCCGTGTGA
- a CDS encoding sensor histidine kinase has protein sequence MRATPSPAPAESAKRRRLSPRTFAFGALALASVALFSVLVPVHIALYLQPAPLAFLFGAMLCAAPVVAVWFPQWSIALFVVSAVALPLPATEAVATTWPWPWSVPAMLVLILFVGVLAIAHDWRLALVAWLLAIVGTLTVVIGLAGALPVAAGIVNLVIVTSVSGAALLVAVLVASRLRVGAELSRERELTASEQSRRMLVEERTRIARELHDVVAHGMSLIQVQASTARYRVSGLSDEARHEFDEIAQTAREGLAEMRRLLGVLRTDDQQADLVPQQGLRDLPDLVQALRRAGAEIDASVPPAPVNVPSAVDIAVFRIVQEALSNAVRHAPHTPVTLSVEADAAAVRVVVRNGPPDPAQPPSALPSQRGHGLLGMRERAALVGGELRAARDADGGWTVHAVLPRAGIATEPDTIPTTEGPQ, from the coding sequence ATGCGCGCGACCCCCTCACCGGCACCTGCCGAGTCCGCGAAGCGCCGCCGGCTGAGCCCGCGGACCTTCGCGTTCGGCGCGCTGGCGCTGGCGTCGGTCGCGCTCTTCTCCGTGCTCGTGCCGGTGCACATCGCGCTGTACCTGCAGCCGGCGCCGCTCGCGTTCCTGTTCGGTGCGATGCTGTGCGCGGCGCCTGTCGTCGCGGTCTGGTTCCCGCAGTGGTCGATCGCGCTGTTCGTCGTCTCGGCGGTCGCGCTGCCGCTGCCCGCCACAGAGGCGGTCGCCACCACCTGGCCGTGGCCATGGTCGGTTCCGGCGATGCTCGTGCTCATCCTCTTCGTCGGCGTGCTCGCCATCGCGCACGACTGGCGCCTCGCGCTCGTCGCGTGGCTGCTCGCCATCGTGGGCACGCTGACCGTGGTCATCGGGCTGGCCGGTGCCCTCCCCGTGGCTGCGGGCATCGTGAATCTGGTGATCGTGACGTCGGTCTCGGGGGCTGCACTGCTCGTGGCCGTGCTGGTCGCCAGCCGCCTGCGCGTGGGCGCCGAGCTGAGCCGTGAACGGGAGCTGACCGCGAGCGAGCAGTCCCGGCGCATGTTGGTCGAGGAGCGCACCCGCATCGCGCGCGAGCTGCACGACGTCGTGGCGCACGGGATGTCGCTCATCCAGGTGCAGGCGTCGACCGCACGGTACCGCGTCTCCGGCCTCTCCGACGAGGCGCGTCACGAGTTCGACGAGATCGCACAGACCGCCCGCGAGGGTCTGGCAGAGATGCGACGGCTGCTCGGCGTCCTGCGCACCGACGACCAGCAGGCCGATCTGGTCCCGCAGCAGGGGCTCCGCGACCTCCCGGACCTGGTGCAGGCGCTCCGCCGCGCAGGCGCCGAGATCGACGCGAGCGTCCCGCCGGCGCCCGTGAACGTGCCGAGCGCGGTCGACATCGCGGTGTTCCGCATCGTGCAGGAAGCGCTGAGCAACGCCGTGCGACACGCCCCGCACACGCCGGTCACGCTGTCGGTGGAGGCGGATGCCGCGGCCGTGCGCGTCGTCGTCCGCAACGGCCCACCGGACCCTGCGCAGCCGCCATCCGCGCTGCCGTCGCAGCGCGGGCACGGGCTGCTGGGCATGCGCGAGCGCGCCGCGCTCGTCGGCGGCGAGCTCCGTGCCGCACGCGACGCCGACGGCGGCTGGACGGTGCACGCCGTGCTCCCCCGCGCCGGCATCGCGACCGAACCGGACACCATCCCGACCACGGAAGGCCCACAGTGA
- a CDS encoding response regulator transcription factor, whose amino-acid sequence MTISVLIADDQAMVRAGFAALLDAQEDVRVVGQAADGAEAASLSARLNPDVVLMDVRMPELDGIAATRRILGPGYPAAHVPRILMLTTFDIDDYVYDALEAGASGFLLKDALPEDLVHAVRVVAAGDALLAPSVTRRMIEHFAARRPRAGRATATLRELTDREREVLTLIGRGRSNAEIAAELFISEQTVKTHVGKVLAKLGARDRGQAVIFAYDAGLVEAAS is encoded by the coding sequence GTGACGATCTCCGTCCTCATCGCCGACGACCAGGCCATGGTGCGGGCGGGCTTCGCCGCCCTGCTCGACGCACAGGAGGACGTCCGCGTGGTCGGCCAGGCCGCCGACGGGGCCGAGGCGGCCTCGCTGTCCGCCCGGCTGAACCCCGATGTCGTGCTGATGGATGTGCGGATGCCCGAGCTCGACGGCATCGCCGCGACGCGCCGCATCCTCGGCCCCGGCTATCCCGCCGCACACGTTCCGCGCATCCTCATGCTCACGACGTTCGACATCGACGACTACGTCTACGACGCGCTCGAGGCCGGTGCGAGCGGGTTCCTCCTCAAGGACGCCCTTCCGGAGGACCTCGTGCACGCGGTGCGGGTCGTGGCCGCGGGCGATGCACTGCTCGCGCCGAGCGTCACCCGGCGCATGATCGAGCACTTCGCCGCCCGTCGGCCGCGGGCCGGTCGAGCGACCGCGACGCTCCGCGAACTCACGGATCGCGAGCGGGAGGTGCTCACCCTCATCGGCCGCGGCCGCTCGAACGCCGAGATCGCCGCCGAGCTCTTCATCTCGGAGCAGACCGTGAAGACCCACGTGGGCAAGGTGCTCGCCAAGCTGGGCGCGCGCGACCGCGGGCAGGCGGTCATCTTCGCCTATGACGCGGGTCTGGTCGAAGCCGCTTCCTGA
- a CDS encoding acyltransferase — MTIVRPTAAAAAAAPATRDRAIDLVRALCISAVVVLHAMMVGVTVTDAGPSFVNASEGTAWIVPLSWALQVMPLFFVIGGFSGATAFRRARARGVDGVGFVAGRIHRLLLPALVTIGAAGVMLALLAAAGVPADLVTLAGFRFAQPLWFLGVFLVCQALLPALLRLHERAPLSSIAALAVAAAAVDVARLTTGIEGLGFLNLAFVWLTMQQLGFFLADGRIDALSRRARAFWLVGAVAGLAISFTSGIHSPDLVANINPPTTALLLVGIAHTAMFSLARGPLARLAEWRLPSALTDFVTPRAMTVYLWHMPVLLGLAGLTAAGATATEVPLPAVDSASWWLTRPLWLALALTATALVARWLAPIEALPAPAAARSAWRVGSAAVVGTAAVAILLVAGTSVVTALVAVALLGAALHGACRRAPTARRLALA; from the coding sequence ATGACCATCGTCCGCCCCACCGCCGCCGCGGCCGCGGCCGCACCTGCCACCAGAGACCGCGCGATCGATCTGGTCCGCGCCCTGTGCATCAGCGCGGTGGTGGTCCTGCACGCGATGATGGTCGGCGTCACCGTGACCGATGCCGGCCCGTCGTTCGTCAACGCGAGCGAAGGCACCGCGTGGATCGTGCCGCTCAGCTGGGCTCTTCAGGTCATGCCGCTGTTCTTCGTCATCGGCGGGTTCTCCGGGGCGACCGCGTTCCGCAGAGCCCGGGCGCGGGGAGTCGACGGCGTCGGCTTCGTCGCCGGTCGCATCCACCGCCTGCTGCTTCCCGCGCTCGTCACGATCGGCGCCGCGGGCGTCATGCTGGCGCTCCTCGCGGCGGCCGGGGTGCCCGCCGACCTCGTGACCCTGGCCGGATTCCGGTTCGCGCAGCCGCTGTGGTTCCTCGGCGTCTTCCTCGTCTGCCAGGCGCTGCTGCCCGCACTGCTGCGCCTCCACGAGCGGGCGCCGCTCAGCAGCATCGCCGCGCTCGCCGTGGCGGCGGCGGCAGTCGACGTCGCGCGCCTCACGACGGGAATCGAAGGACTCGGCTTCCTCAACCTGGCATTCGTCTGGCTGACGATGCAGCAACTCGGCTTCTTCCTCGCGGACGGCCGGATCGACGCGCTGTCGCGACGGGCGCGGGCATTCTGGCTGGTCGGGGCGGTCGCGGGGCTCGCGATCTCGTTCACGAGCGGCATCCACTCCCCCGATCTGGTCGCCAACATCAACCCTCCGACCACCGCGCTGCTGCTGGTCGGCATCGCGCACACCGCCATGTTCTCGCTCGCCCGCGGACCGCTGGCGCGGCTTGCCGAGTGGCGGCTCCCGTCGGCGCTGACCGACTTCGTGACGCCGCGCGCGATGACCGTGTACCTGTGGCACATGCCCGTCCTCCTGGGCCTCGCGGGGCTGACGGCAGCGGGCGCGACGGCCACCGAGGTACCGCTGCCCGCCGTCGACAGCGCATCGTGGTGGCTCACCCGTCCGCTCTGGCTCGCCCTGGCGCTCACCGCGACGGCGCTCGTCGCGCGGTGGCTCGCGCCGATCGAGGCCCTGCCCGCGCCCGCGGCGGCGCGCTCCGCCTGGCGTGTGGGCAGCGCCGCCGTCGTGGGAACGGCCGCCGTCGCTATACTGCTGGTCGCCGGCACGTCTGTCGTCACCGCGCTGGTGGCCGTCGCGCTCCTCGGTGCCGCCCTCCACGGTGCATGCCGACGGGCGCCGACCGCGCGACGCCTGGCACTCGCGTGA
- a CDS encoding biotin transporter BioY has protein sequence MSSIAAAPTASAGTRRVLADVIARPSSRARAFALDAGLVIAGASIVALLAQVEIPLWPVPITGQTLGVIVVGAALGAWRGAAALTTYMLVGLAGLPVFAGFTGTLAAVGKPSFGFVIGFIFSAFVAGWFAERAWDRRPALAFLGFAAASAVPFLFGIPYMAFILNAVMSLDYSFEALLEVGLLPFIVGGLVKAALAAAIIPGAWALVRAADKTKR, from the coding sequence ATGTCATCCATCGCCGCTGCCCCGACCGCCTCCGCTGGGACCCGTCGCGTGCTCGCCGACGTCATCGCCCGCCCGTCCTCGCGCGCTCGCGCGTTCGCCCTCGACGCCGGTCTCGTCATCGCCGGTGCGAGCATCGTGGCCCTGCTCGCCCAGGTGGAGATCCCGCTGTGGCCCGTCCCCATCACGGGGCAGACGCTCGGTGTGATCGTCGTGGGCGCCGCCCTCGGCGCGTGGCGCGGCGCCGCCGCGCTCACGACCTACATGCTCGTGGGGCTCGCCGGGCTCCCGGTGTTCGCCGGGTTCACGGGCACGCTCGCGGCCGTCGGCAAGCCGAGCTTCGGGTTCGTGATCGGCTTCATCTTCTCTGCGTTCGTCGCCGGATGGTTCGCCGAACGAGCGTGGGATCGCCGTCCCGCGCTGGCGTTCCTCGGCTTCGCGGCGGCGAGCGCCGTGCCGTTCCTATTCGGCATCCCGTACATGGCGTTCATCCTGAACGCGGTCATGAGTCTCGACTACTCGTTCGAGGCCCTCCTCGAGGTGGGCCTGCTCCCCTTCATCGTCGGCGGCCTGGTGAAGGCGGCGCTCGCCGCGGCGATCATCCCCGGGGCATGGGCGCTCGTGCGCGCGGCGGACAAGACCAAGCGGTGA
- a CDS encoding iron-siderophore ABC transporter substrate-binding protein has product MRPNRTAAATAMLAIAAIALVGCANAAAENTDDTASGSSSGDGFPVTIEHAYGETVIESKPERVATVAWSNQEVPIALGVVPVGMAEVTWGDDDGDGVLPWVEDELEEIGAETPVLFDETDGIDFEAVADTQPDVILAAYSGLTQEEYDTLSKIAPVVAYPEVAWGTSYEDMIRLNSKAIGLADEGDALIEELQGEVDAALANHPELADASVLFSYIDPSDFSQIGFYTSLDTRPGFLESLGLPVPTVVAEESDGVQFYTSVSAEQADRFADVDVFVTYGDASGSIIAQLQADPLLSQIPAIAEGHIAILEESTPLAASANPSPLSIGWGIDEYFALLAGALG; this is encoded by the coding sequence GTGCGCCCGAACCGCACCGCCGCTGCCACCGCGATGCTCGCCATCGCCGCGATCGCCCTTGTCGGGTGCGCGAACGCGGCAGCCGAAAACACCGACGACACCGCGAGCGGCTCCTCGTCCGGCGACGGCTTCCCCGTCACGATCGAGCACGCGTACGGCGAGACGGTCATCGAGTCCAAGCCCGAGCGCGTCGCGACGGTCGCCTGGTCGAACCAGGAGGTTCCCATCGCCCTCGGCGTGGTTCCCGTGGGCATGGCCGAGGTCACGTGGGGCGACGACGACGGAGACGGCGTGCTGCCGTGGGTCGAGGACGAGCTCGAGGAGATCGGCGCGGAGACGCCGGTCCTGTTCGACGAGACCGACGGGATCGACTTCGAGGCCGTCGCCGACACGCAGCCCGACGTGATCCTCGCCGCCTACTCCGGGCTCACCCAGGAGGAGTACGACACGCTGTCGAAGATCGCGCCCGTCGTCGCCTACCCCGAGGTCGCGTGGGGCACGTCCTACGAGGACATGATCCGCCTGAACTCGAAGGCCATCGGCCTCGCCGACGAGGGCGACGCGCTCATCGAGGAGCTGCAGGGCGAGGTCGACGCGGCGCTCGCGAACCACCCCGAGCTTGCCGACGCCAGCGTGCTCTTCTCGTACATCGACCCGTCGGACTTCAGCCAGATCGGCTTCTACACGAGCCTCGACACGCGCCCCGGCTTCCTCGAGAGCCTCGGCCTCCCGGTGCCGACGGTCGTGGCCGAGGAGTCGGACGGCGTCCAGTTCTACACCTCGGTGAGCGCCGAGCAGGCCGACCGCTTCGCCGATGTCGACGTCTTCGTCACGTACGGCGACGCGAGCGGATCGATCATCGCGCAGCTGCAGGCAGACCCGCTGCTGTCGCAGATCCCTGCCATCGCCGAGGGGCACATCGCGATCCTCGAGGAGTCGACCCCCCTCGCAGCGTCGGCCAACCCGTCGCCGCTGTCGATCGGCTGGGGCATCGACGAGTACTTCGCGCTGCTCGCCGGCGCGCTCGGCTGA
- a CDS encoding iron ABC transporter permease yields MTVSETRTPLPDAAALRRPAAVRVGWLAVSFAVLGMLCVASVAFGVRDVGVGDILAGLSGDTSGVAQAAVVARLPRTVLAIAVGAALALSGAAMQAVTRNPLADPGILGISGGAALAVVIGIAFFGMSDPYAFIAASIIGAGGAAVFVYTVGSLGRGGATPLKLALAGAASSAAFMSLVSAVLLPRVDLLETFRFWQIGGVGGATWDRIATILPVLAVGAIVTLACARGMNSLALGDDVATGLGEHVMRTRLIASAGAVILCGAATAIAGPIAFVGLIIPHLCRLLVGTDHRWLLPFSAVAGAGLLVAADVLGRVIARPDEIEVGILTALIGAPFFIWIVRRQKVREL; encoded by the coding sequence GTGACCGTCTCCGAGACCCGCACGCCGTTGCCGGATGCCGCAGCCCTGCGGCGTCCGGCAGCGGTGCGAGTGGGGTGGCTCGCGGTGTCGTTCGCGGTGCTCGGGATGCTCTGCGTCGCGTCGGTGGCGTTCGGCGTCCGCGATGTCGGCGTGGGCGACATCCTCGCGGGGCTCTCCGGCGACACCAGCGGCGTCGCGCAGGCCGCGGTCGTCGCCCGCCTGCCCCGCACCGTGCTCGCGATCGCCGTGGGTGCTGCCCTCGCCCTGTCCGGCGCCGCGATGCAGGCCGTGACGCGAAATCCCCTCGCCGACCCCGGCATCCTCGGGATCTCCGGCGGCGCGGCGCTCGCGGTGGTGATCGGCATCGCGTTCTTCGGGATGTCCGACCCCTACGCCTTCATCGCGGCGTCGATCATCGGCGCCGGCGGCGCGGCGGTGTTCGTCTACACCGTCGGGTCGCTCGGGCGCGGCGGCGCCACACCCCTCAAGCTCGCGCTCGCGGGGGCCGCTTCCTCCGCCGCCTTCATGTCCCTGGTGAGCGCGGTGCTCCTCCCCCGCGTCGATCTGCTCGAGACCTTCCGGTTCTGGCAGATCGGCGGGGTCGGCGGCGCGACCTGGGATCGCATCGCGACGATCCTGCCCGTGCTCGCGGTCGGCGCCATCGTCACGCTCGCATGTGCACGCGGGATGAACTCGCTCGCACTCGGCGACGACGTCGCCACCGGACTCGGCGAGCACGTGATGCGCACCCGCCTGATCGCGTCGGCGGGGGCCGTCATCCTGTGCGGCGCTGCGACCGCCATCGCCGGCCCCATCGCCTTCGTCGGCCTCATCATCCCGCACCTCTGCCGGCTTCTGGTCGGCACCGATCACCGCTGGCTGCTCCCCTTCTCCGCGGTCGCGGGGGCCGGCCTGCTCGTCGCCGCGGACGTCCTCGGCCGCGTCATCGCGCGTCCCGACGAGATCGAGGTCGGCATCCTGACGGCGCTCATCGGCGCCCCTTTCTTCATCTGGATCGTCCGCCGGCAGAAGGTGCGGGAACTGTGA
- a CDS encoding iron chelate uptake ABC transporter family permease subunit, whose protein sequence is MSTDTLVPITAQAVAGGRRRRARRRTIVTVTLAVGVVLVFAASLMIGQTFYGLDEVVRVILGETVPGASFTVGELRLPRAVLAILAGFAFGIAGVTFQTMLRNPLASPDIIGITAGASAAAVFGIVVLSLSETAVSVLAVAGGLLTALAIYLLSNKGGFAGTRLILIGIGVAAMLDAAITYVLSKAPSYDLQAAMRWLTGSLNGATWSAVLPLAAASLVLVPALLSRGRDLNVMRLGDDAAASLGVRIQGTRVMVIVAAVALLAFATAATGPIAFVAFMAGPIAARVVGPGGSLLLPSALVGALLVQLADLLGQFAFDSRYPVGVVTGVLGAPFLIYLLIRTNRAGGSL, encoded by the coding sequence GTGAGCACCGACACCCTCGTTCCGATCACCGCCCAGGCCGTCGCCGGCGGCCGTCGGCGACGTGCGCGCCGGCGCACCATTGTGACGGTCACCCTCGCCGTGGGAGTGGTGCTCGTCTTCGCCGCATCGCTCATGATCGGCCAGACCTTCTACGGCCTCGACGAGGTCGTGCGCGTGATCCTCGGCGAGACCGTCCCCGGGGCCTCGTTCACCGTCGGCGAGCTGCGCCTTCCCCGTGCGGTGCTGGCGATCCTCGCCGGATTCGCATTCGGCATCGCCGGCGTGACGTTCCAGACGATGCTGCGCAATCCGCTCGCGTCGCCCGACATCATCGGCATCACCGCAGGCGCCAGCGCCGCCGCGGTCTTCGGCATCGTCGTGCTCTCGCTCAGCGAGACCGCCGTCTCGGTGCTCGCCGTCGCGGGGGGCCTGCTGACCGCCCTCGCGATCTACCTGCTCTCGAACAAGGGCGGCTTCGCGGGCACGCGGCTGATCCTCATCGGCATCGGCGTGGCGGCCATGCTCGACGCCGCGATCACGTACGTCCTGTCGAAGGCTCCCTCGTACGACCTGCAGGCCGCCATGAGGTGGCTCACCGGAAGCCTCAACGGCGCCACCTGGTCGGCCGTGCTGCCGCTCGCGGCCGCGAGTCTCGTACTGGTGCCGGCCTTGCTGTCGCGGGGTCGCGACCTGAACGTCATGCGCCTCGGCGACGACGCGGCCGCCAGCCTCGGGGTGCGGATCCAGGGGACGCGCGTGATGGTCATCGTCGCGGCCGTCGCACTCCTCGCGTTCGCGACCGCCGCCACCGGGCCGATCGCCTTCGTCGCCTTCATGGCCGGCCCGATCGCGGCCCGCGTCGTCGGCCCCGGCGGGTCGCTGCTGCTGCCCTCGGCGCTCGTCGGCGCGCTGCTCGTGCAGCTGGCCGACCTGCTCGGCCAGTTCGCGTTCGACAGCCGCTACCCGGTCGGCGTCGTGACCGGCGTGCTCGGCGCACCCTTCCTCATCTACCTCCTCATCAGGACGAATCGAGCCGGAGGCTCGCTATGA
- a CDS encoding ABC transporter ATP-binding protein, with protein MTESHNLSAEGLTLSYGDRTIVERLDLVVPPGRITAIVGANGCGKSTLLRALARLIPAREGQVVLDGKALHGRPTKEIARTLGLLPQSPIAPEGIAVADLVGRGRHPHQKLMARWSAHDYEVVARALASTGIEELADRSVDELSGGQRQRAWIAMALAQETDILLLDEPTTFLDVAHQVEVLDLLTDLNREHGTTIVMVLHDMNLAARYADHLFALRAGQVVASGAPHDVLTSELIREVFDLDALVVPDPVSGSPIVLPRGRYHVTAAQPEPVQTGASDGHDR; from the coding sequence ATGACCGAATCCCACAACCTGTCGGCGGAGGGCCTGACGCTGTCGTACGGCGATCGGACGATCGTGGAACGACTCGACCTGGTCGTCCCTCCCGGACGCATCACGGCGATCGTGGGCGCGAACGGATGCGGCAAGTCGACGCTGCTCCGCGCGCTCGCGCGCCTCATCCCGGCGCGCGAGGGCCAGGTGGTCCTCGACGGCAAGGCGCTCCACGGCCGCCCCACCAAGGAGATCGCGCGGACGCTCGGACTCCTCCCCCAGAGCCCGATCGCGCCCGAGGGCATCGCCGTCGCAGACCTCGTCGGCCGCGGACGCCACCCCCACCAGAAGCTGATGGCGCGCTGGAGCGCGCACGACTACGAGGTGGTGGCGCGCGCGCTCGCCTCGACCGGCATCGAGGAGCTCGCCGACCGCTCGGTGGACGAACTGTCGGGGGGCCAGCGTCAGCGTGCGTGGATCGCGATGGCCCTGGCGCAGGAGACCGACATCCTGCTGCTCGACGAGCCGACGACCTTCCTCGATGTCGCCCACCAGGTCGAGGTGCTCGACCTGCTCACCGACCTCAATCGCGAGCACGGCACCACGATCGTGATGGTGCTGCACGACATGAATCTCGCCGCCCGCTACGCCGACCACCTCTTCGCGCTGCGCGCGGGCCAGGTCGTCGCGAGCGGCGCCCCGCATGACGTGCTGACGAGCGAGCTCATCCGCGAGGTCTTCGACCTCGACGCACTGGTGGTCCCCGACCCTGTGTCGGGATCGCCCATCGTCCTGCCGCGCGGCCGGTATCACGTCACCGCCGCTCAGCCAGAACCCGTTCAGACAGGAGCCTCCGATGGCCACGACCGTTGA
- a CDS encoding siderophore-interacting protein → MATTVDTHQFFRVRVTAITDLTPSFRRFTFAGDDLAHYGDPGLDQRIKVVFPTDTVGLDAMPMGEDWYTQWRELPEAGRPPFRTYTTRYVRNEQCEVDIDMVSHDVLGPASDWIARAAVGDEVLIYAPTTAHEGVSYGIDFVPPARVDSILLAGDETAAPAIAAILEQLPPEARGVVALEVPHDDDIAYLPQHPGFEYRVGARDAAAARNSYLVSSVTDAAAVLAPEGRGADVEEIDIDTDILWEVPRTAKGGAALKSARLYAWLAGEAGAIKALRRHLVSERGVDRRAVAFMGYWRLGRAEN, encoded by the coding sequence ATGGCCACGACCGTTGACACCCACCAGTTCTTCCGCGTGCGGGTGACGGCGATCACCGACCTGACCCCGAGCTTCCGACGCTTCACCTTCGCCGGCGACGATCTGGCGCACTACGGCGACCCGGGGCTCGACCAGCGCATCAAGGTCGTGTTTCCCACCGACACCGTCGGTCTGGACGCGATGCCGATGGGCGAGGACTGGTACACGCAGTGGCGTGAGCTGCCCGAGGCGGGCCGCCCGCCGTTCCGCACCTACACCACGCGCTACGTTCGCAACGAGCAGTGCGAGGTGGACATCGACATGGTCTCGCACGACGTGCTGGGACCGGCCTCCGACTGGATCGCGCGCGCCGCGGTCGGCGACGAGGTCCTCATCTACGCCCCCACCACGGCCCACGAGGGCGTGAGCTACGGCATCGACTTCGTGCCGCCGGCGCGGGTCGACAGCATCCTGCTCGCCGGCGACGAGACGGCCGCCCCCGCGATCGCGGCGATCCTCGAGCAGCTGCCGCCCGAGGCACGCGGCGTCGTCGCGCTCGAGGTTCCCCACGACGACGACATCGCCTACCTTCCGCAGCACCCCGGGTTCGAGTACCGGGTCGGCGCGCGGGACGCGGCCGCCGCCCGCAACAGCTACCTCGTGTCGTCGGTGACGGATGCCGCGGCCGTCCTCGCACCGGAGGGCCGGGGCGCCGATGTCGAGGAGATCGACATCGACACCGACATCCTGTGGGAGGTGCCGCGCACCGCGAAGGGCGGTGCGGCACTCAAGAGCGCGCGCCTGTATGCGTGGCTCGCGGGCGAGGCCGGCGCCATCAAGGCGCTGCGTCGGCACCTCGTCTCGGAGCGCGGCGTCGACCGCCGGGCCGTCGCCTTCATGGGCTACTGGCGCCTCGGCAGAGCCGAGAATTGA